A window from Vanessa cardui chromosome 21, ilVanCard2.1, whole genome shotgun sequence encodes these proteins:
- the LOC124538972 gene encoding syntaxin-12, translated as MAEREPISGSSRDYGAIAAPPTVAFADFSPTELYNLSEGIADNVNTINNGLRALEKMMKQIGGPNDSIQLRDKIHDTQQNVNSSVSATARDIQRLGVVVRRGDKPQKLQVERLTQAFRDALAKYSSVQKQVSEKMAAHMPTQGRSKNDPQALERQAIADDEEASLLANQQAQARLVQFETSMLIEKEAYMNKIEADVLDVNQIMQELADMVNAQAQSVDTVESHIEAASASVEAGVDELAKAAEYKRRYRRKMMFIILIGTILAIIFIVWIIKAFK; from the exons atggcagaACGGGAGCCCATAAGTGGATCAAGCCGAGACTATGGAGCAATTGCAGCACCTCCCACAGTTGCCTTTGCGGATTTCAGCCCTACAGAACTATATAACCTCAGCGAAGGCATTGCGGATAATGTGAACACCATTAATAATGGATTGAGGGCATTAGAAAAGATGATGAAACAAATTGGAGGGCCTAATGACAGTATTCAGCTCCGAGATAAGAT CCATGATACTCAGCAGAATGTGAACAGCTCTGTGTCAGCGACAGCGCGGGACATACAAAGACTTGGTGTGGTCGTCCGGAGAGGAGATAAACCACAGAAGTTACAAGTTGAGAGGCTCACACAAGCATTTAGGGATGCTCTTGCAAAATATTCCTCTGTCcaaaag CAAGTGTCAGAAAAAATGGCAGCACATATGCCAACTCAAGGTCGTTCCAAAAACGATCCTCAGGCTCTAGAAAGGCAGGCTATCGCTGATGATGAAGAAGCATCGTTATTAGCCAATCAGCAAGCTCAG gCTCGTCTCGTTCAGTTCGAGACAAGTATGCTCATAGAGAAAGAAGCTTATATGAATAAGATCGAAGCTGACGTTCTCGACGTCAATCAAATCATGCAGGAACTAGCGGATATGGTTAATGCGCAGGCGCAATCTGTTG aTACAGTTGAAAGTCACATCGAAGCTGCCAGTGCGAGCGTCGAGGCCGGAGTCGACGAGTTAGCCAAAGCAGCTGAGTATAAACGCAGATATAGAAGGAAAATGATGTTCATAATCCTAATCGGAACAATACTTGCGATCATATTCATCGTATGGATAATAAAGGCATTTAAGTAA